In Spirochaeta thermophila DSM 6578, the following proteins share a genomic window:
- the murB gene encoding UDP-N-acetylmuramate dehydrogenase: MDKVRKLAEKINITGSVLPDEPMARHTSFQVGGPADLFVVPEDREEFVRVVRMVREEGLPLFVLGGGANILVSDRGVRGVVVHTGRVREAVWDEEGAWLDAGVRIEDAVVEAVERGMVGLEDFAWMPGSVGGSAYMNARCYGRSFSDVMSAFEVIDEEGRLVGKEVREEEFGYKRSPLQGKGWVLVRARVRLGKGEREALARRVREVRADREAKGHFAAPSAGSVFKNNRAFGAPTGVLVDRLGLRGHRMGGAQVSPLHGNIIVNAGGATAREILHLIRFIEQQVYEAYGYRLEREVLLVGEWDEETAPPFPLT, from the coding sequence GTGGATAAGGTACGGAAACTGGCGGAAAAAATCAACATAACGGGGTCGGTTCTGCCGGACGAGCCGATGGCCCGGCACACCTCGTTCCAGGTGGGCGGACCTGCCGACCTCTTCGTGGTGCCGGAGGACCGGGAAGAGTTCGTACGGGTGGTGCGGATGGTGAGGGAGGAGGGGCTGCCGCTCTTCGTCCTGGGCGGGGGCGCAAACATCCTGGTCTCCGATCGGGGGGTGCGGGGCGTGGTGGTGCACACGGGACGGGTGAGGGAGGCGGTGTGGGACGAGGAGGGGGCCTGGCTCGATGCAGGGGTGCGGATCGAGGACGCGGTGGTGGAGGCGGTGGAGCGGGGGATGGTAGGGCTCGAGGACTTCGCGTGGATGCCGGGGAGCGTGGGCGGGAGCGCCTACATGAACGCGCGGTGCTACGGCAGGTCGTTCTCGGACGTGATGAGCGCCTTCGAGGTGATAGACGAGGAGGGGCGGCTGGTGGGAAAGGAGGTGCGGGAGGAGGAGTTCGGCTACAAGCGCTCGCCCCTGCAGGGGAAGGGGTGGGTGCTCGTGCGCGCGCGGGTGCGGCTGGGGAAGGGGGAGCGGGAGGCGCTGGCACGGCGGGTGCGGGAGGTGCGGGCGGACAGGGAGGCGAAGGGCCACTTCGCCGCACCGTCGGCCGGGTCGGTCTTCAAGAACAACCGGGCCTTCGGCGCACCCACCGGCGTGCTCGTGGACAGGCTCGGGCTGCGGGGGCACAGGATGGGGGGGGCCCAGGTCTCGCCCCTTCACGGCAACATCATCGTGAACGCCGGTGGGGCTACGGCACGCGAGATACTTCACCTCATACGCTTTATCGAACAACAGGTCTACGAGGCCTACGGCTACAGACTCGAGCGCGAGGTGCTCCTGGTGGGGGAGTGGGACGAAGAGACCGCGCCTCCCTTTCCCCTCACCTAG
- the cysS gene encoding cysteine--tRNA ligase produces the protein MELRLFNTMGRIQEPFVPREAGKVGMYTCGPTVYNYAHIGNLRTYIFEDVLRRTLLHAGYRLVHVMNVTDVGHLTSDGDEGEDKVIKAARERGMSVWEIAEFFTKAFFEDTDKLNIQRPEIVCKATEHIPEMIDLVKRLEERGHTYLAGGNVYYDISTFPRYGELARLDEQDLRAGARVGVDAHKRSPRDFVLWFTRSKFEHQAMVWDSPWGKGYPGWHLECSAMSMKYLGEQFDIHCGGVDHIPVHHTNEIAQSEGATGRHPWVRYWLHAEFLVMDSGKMSKSKGNFLTLSSLEEEGFHPLDYRYFCLGAHYRSQLFFSWEALEAARNARRNLIEHLSGLHPREGWEQTPLSERGEAYKREFEEAIGDDLSTPRALAVLWRAVKDEDLPPEERAVLTVTMDRILGLSLAEAIASDDALEPELLELVQRREALRKQRDFAEADRIRDELARRGIIVEDTPQGPRWKRKTT, from the coding sequence ATGGAACTCAGGCTCTTCAACACCATGGGCAGGATCCAGGAGCCGTTCGTCCCTCGGGAGGCGGGCAAGGTGGGGATGTACACCTGCGGCCCCACGGTCTACAACTATGCCCACATCGGGAACCTCCGCACCTATATCTTCGAGGATGTGCTGAGGCGCACCCTCCTCCATGCGGGCTACCGACTCGTGCACGTGATGAACGTGACCGACGTGGGCCACCTCACCAGCGACGGCGACGAGGGAGAGGACAAGGTGATCAAGGCCGCGCGCGAGCGAGGGATGAGCGTGTGGGAGATCGCCGAGTTCTTCACCAAGGCTTTTTTCGAGGATACGGACAAACTCAACATCCAGCGACCCGAGATCGTCTGCAAGGCCACGGAGCACATCCCCGAGATGATCGACCTGGTGAAGCGGCTCGAGGAACGCGGCCACACCTACCTTGCAGGCGGCAATGTCTACTACGACATCTCCACCTTTCCCCGGTACGGAGAGCTGGCTCGGCTCGACGAGCAGGATCTCCGCGCCGGTGCCCGTGTCGGGGTGGATGCCCACAAGCGCAGTCCCCGGGACTTCGTCCTGTGGTTCACCCGTTCCAAGTTCGAGCACCAGGCCATGGTGTGGGACTCCCCATGGGGGAAAGGGTATCCGGGATGGCACCTCGAGTGCTCGGCCATGAGCATGAAGTACCTCGGTGAACAGTTCGACATCCACTGCGGCGGAGTGGACCACATCCCTGTGCACCACACCAACGAGATCGCCCAGAGCGAAGGCGCCACGGGGAGGCACCCCTGGGTACGCTACTGGCTCCACGCCGAGTTCCTCGTCATGGATTCCGGCAAGATGTCCAAATCGAAGGGCAACTTCCTCACGCTTTCCAGTCTCGAGGAAGAGGGCTTCCATCCCCTCGATTACCGGTACTTCTGCCTCGGGGCGCACTATAGGAGCCAGCTCTTCTTCTCGTGGGAGGCACTCGAGGCGGCCAGGAACGCACGACGCAACCTCATCGAACACCTGAGCGGGCTTCATCCCAGGGAGGGGTGGGAGCAGACTCCGCTCTCCGAGAGGGGTGAGGCCTACAAGCGTGAGTTCGAGGAGGCGATAGGAGACGACCTCTCCACGCCCCGGGCACTCGCCGTGCTCTGGCGTGCGGTGAAGGATGAAGACCTCCCGCCCGAGGAACGGGCCGTACTCACGGTGACCATGGACCGTATTCTCGGCCTCTCGCTTGCGGAGGCCATCGCCTCCGACGATGCGCTCGAACCCGAGCTCCTCGAACTCGTCCAGCGACGTGAGGCCCTGCGGAAGCAGCGGGACTTTGCGGAGGCCGACAGGATTCGTGACGAACTCGCGCGTCGGGGTATCATCGTAGAGGATACGCCACAGGGGCCGCGCTGGAAGCGAAAGACCACCTAG